A single Pseudomonas sp. MM223 DNA region contains:
- the yedK gene encoding SOS response-associated protein YedK (*Name yedK), which produces MCGRLSQYRGIHDFVETLSLPDAWRNNVGEQALGRYNVAPTTPVAVLRVDDAGPRADLVRWGWRPHWATDRAAPINARVEKVAHGPFFRAIWSHRAITPVDGWYEWVDEGGPKKQPYYIRRQDGRPALCASIGQFIGSEHDGFVIITADAQGGMVDVHDRRPVVLSPELAYEWIAAAMPSEHAEQLVLNLGEPADAFEWYPVSTAVGNVRNQGAELIKPVQ; this is translated from the coding sequence ATGTGCGGGCGGCTATCGCAATACCGAGGCATTCACGACTTCGTTGAAACACTCAGCTTGCCTGACGCGTGGCGGAACAACGTTGGCGAACAGGCGCTGGGCCGGTACAACGTCGCGCCGACTACGCCCGTGGCAGTGCTGCGCGTGGATGATGCAGGCCCGCGGGCCGACCTGGTGAGGTGGGGATGGCGGCCCCACTGGGCCACCGACCGTGCAGCACCGATCAACGCCAGAGTAGAGAAAGTCGCACACGGCCCGTTCTTCCGGGCAATCTGGTCACACCGCGCCATAACCCCCGTCGACGGTTGGTATGAGTGGGTAGACGAAGGCGGGCCCAAGAAACAGCCTTACTACATACGGCGCCAGGATGGCCGCCCTGCCCTTTGCGCCAGCATCGGTCAGTTTATCGGCAGCGAGCACGACGGATTCGTAATCATCACCGCAGATGCACAGGGCGGGATGGTCGATGTTCACGACCGCAGACCGGTAGTCCTGTCACCAGAACTGGCATACGAATGGATCGCGGCGGCAATGCCGAGCGAGCATGCCGAGCAGCTGGTGCTCAACCTGGGCGAGCCGGCAGACGCCTTCGAGTGGTACCCGGTTAGCACGGCCGTCGGGAATGTGCGCAACCAGGGGGCCGAGCTTATAAAGCCGGTTCAGTGA